The Arachidicoccus terrestris genome includes the window ATAAGGCAACTGATAAGCCTTAAGCCATTGGCAACAACTTCCTCATTGACAACTTTGTCATTTGATGAAACCACGTAGCTTTCACTTGGGAAGACAAAGCTGGTTACAAAAATACCCTGCTCTTTCCAGTGATCCGTCAGCGCTGTCCACTTTGCTCTAACAGTTGTCGCCTCTTCAGCACCATAATGACGTGGTAAACGAATCAATAATATATACTCTTTCATTTTTTTTGTTTTAGTTAAATGGATTGATTTTCCCTGTGCAAATGCAAAACTGACTGAAAATAACAAAGCAATTATAAATGCCCTCCTGGCCCTTTTGTATCGCATAAGAATGATTTTAATTATAGATGTTTCATACCGCAAATTTGAGACACCCTGGCCTCTGAAACTTGTAAAAAATCATTGATTTACCGATTAGAGGCTGAGATAAAAACTAATAGAGAATATCCGGTAACAATTTAACATCTCCGGTTCAGTTTTTTGCCTTGCGAGAACTTTGACAAGCAAACGAACAGTAAGTGGTGTATAAAGCAAAAAATCCCATAAATCATTGATCTACGGGATTTATAATGTTTTCCTGGTGCGGAAGAGGAGATTCGAACTCCCAAGCCCTAACGGGCACTACCACCTCAAAGTAGCGCGTCTACCAATTTCGCCACCTCCGCATGGAGCGCAAAAATAAGGTATGTTTACATTATATCTTTATTTAGTGCAGAATAATTTTATGTGCTGCGGAATTTTTGTATTTTTAATTGCCGAAGCCCTAAAAAATGACATTGTAATATGGTACCCACACGATTATATGACGCAATTGATTATCAAGAGCGCAATTTCTCAAAAAAAGATATGTTGGTGCATAAAGAAGATGGTCTGTGGAAATCCATTTCTACGCTGGAAGTAGGAACAGCTTCTTTACATATGGCGGCGGGCCTTCATAAAATGGGTATCAACGCGGGCGATTTTACCGCGGAAGGAGCCGATAAGGTGGCTATTATTTCAGAGAACCGGCCGGAATGGATTATAGCCGATCTCGCTGTTCAACAAATTGGTGCCATTCTGGTGCCGATATACCCTACGACTCCTCCTGAAGAGCTCTTGTATATTTTTCAGGAATCAGCCGTTAAGATGGTATTTATATCTAATCAACTGTTACTTAAAAAATACAGCGCAATTCTGGAATCTGTTCCAAGCATTCAATTTGTGTATACTTTTAATGATACAGACAGCCCCAATTGGACCTCCATTCAGGATATGGCTGATGAAACCTCTATTGCTTCAGTACAAGAGATTAAAGCCAATATCACAGGTGATCACCTTGCAACGATTATTTATACTTCCGGCACCACCGGTCATCCCAAAGGGGTCATGCTGTCTCATCGAAATATTTTGAGTTGCGCGATGCTGGCCAAGGAGAGCTTCCCTTTTCCGGATAACCCTTCGCTCAGGGCACTTAGCTTTTTGCCGCTGAATCATATTTTTGAAAAATGTATCAGCTACGTATATCTGTTTAGCGGGATCAGTATTTATTTTGCGGAAGGGATGGAAATGATCGGACAGAATATTAAAGAAATAAAGCCTCATATCTTTATGACCGTTCCCCGGCTACTGGAAAAGGTTTTTGAAAAAATCAATAAAACCGGGCAGCAATTAAAAGGAGCGCAGAAGAAAGTATTTAACTGGTCCATTCGTGTGGGAGAACAATATGATAATAGAAAATGGAAAAGTCCTCTGTATAAGGCAGAACTAAAGCTGGCCCGCAAACTGGTTTTTT containing:
- a CDS encoding AMP-dependent synthetase/ligase, with protein sequence MVPTRLYDAIDYQERNFSKKDMLVHKEDGLWKSISTLEVGTASLHMAAGLHKMGINAGDFTAEGADKVAIISENRPEWIIADLAVQQIGAILVPIYPTTPPEELLYIFQESAVKMVFISNQLLLKKYSAILESVPSIQFVYTFNDTDSPNWTSIQDMADETSIASVQEIKANITGDHLATIIYTSGTTGHPKGVMLSHRNILSCAMLAKESFPFPDNPSLRALSFLPLNHIFEKCISYVYLFSGISIYFAEGMEMIGQNIKEIKPHIFMTVPRLLEKVFEKINKTGQQLKGAQKKVFNWSIRVGEQYDNRKWKSPLYKAELKLARKLVFSKWQEALGGEILYIITGGAACPQRLLRIFNAAGIPVYEGYGPTENSPVISVNRHVRNENMIGTVGPVMDGLEFKLEADGEICVKGPTVMQGYYKKPELTAATIMDGWLHTGDIGTLMEGMFLKITDRKKELFKTSGGKYVAPQPIENKLKELEIVEQAIIVGAEQKYVGALIVPQAEALKSWTERNNLPYNSLEQAIALPEVKKLYKDHIQKINQTLSQTEQIKKHMLLSKPWGIDSGELTPKLSVRRKVVIQKYKDSIDKLFA